In Maridesulfovibrio sp., a single genomic region encodes these proteins:
- a CDS encoding response regulator → MDRIKVLLVDDETAFSGVLARRLEKRGLGVRTASCASEALEALRLEEMDVVLLDVKMPGRDGVRLLGEIKRLYPQVAVLMLTAHINPDIFISCLAMGARDYLLKPVDAAELAEKIRDAAGLGKNIPDGMN, encoded by the coding sequence GTGGACAGGATAAAGGTTCTTCTGGTTGACGATGAAACCGCTTTTTCCGGGGTGCTCGCCCGCAGACTGGAAAAACGGGGATTGGGAGTCCGTACTGCTTCGTGCGCGAGTGAAGCCCTGGAGGCGCTCAGGCTTGAAGAGATGGATGTTGTCCTGCTCGATGTGAAAATGCCCGGCAGGGACGGTGTCCGGCTCCTTGGAGAAATAAAACGGCTGTATCCGCAGGTTGCGGTCCTGATGCTTACGGCACACATCAACCCGGATATTTTCATATCCTGCCTGGCCATGGGAGCCCGTGATTATCTCCTGAAGCCTGTTGATGCGGCAGAGCTGGCGGAAAAGATCCGGGATGCAGCCGGACTCGGGAAAAACATTCCGGACGGGATGAATTGA
- a CDS encoding response regulator, with translation MRDGEKQIRLLIVDDEAGFAEVLRKRMGRRGIHVDTAGRGEDAVRMLHENSYDVAVLDLKLEGMDGIEILKVFRMLDPDLPVLMLTGHGCEKAAAEGRRLGVAEYLSKPVEFNLLLEKVRQVGSRKEGVRGQDKGSSG, from the coding sequence ATGAGAGACGGCGAAAAACAGATAAGATTGCTCATCGTGGATGATGAGGCTGGCTTTGCGGAAGTTCTTCGCAAGCGTATGGGGCGGCGCGGCATTCATGTCGATACTGCCGGACGCGGCGAAGATGCTGTGCGGATGCTTCATGAAAACAGCTACGATGTCGCCGTGCTTGATCTGAAACTAGAAGGTATGGACGGGATCGAAATACTGAAGGTGTTCAGGATGCTGGACCCGGATCTGCCTGTCCTGATGCTGACCGGCCACGGATGCGAAAAGGCGGCGGCCGAAGGCCGCAGGCTGGGAGTCGCGGAATACCTTTCCAAACCGGTGGAATTCAACCTGCTGCTGGAAAAGGTGCGTCAGGTCGGCAGCCGGAAGGAGGGAGTCCGTGGACAGGATAAAGGTTCTTCTGGTTGA
- a CDS encoding response regulator — translation MTDATILFVDDEEAFVDAMSRRLEKRNMTIFKAFDGDTAMRVLAEQKGIEVVILDMKMPVKDGLTVLREIKKEFPIVEVIMLTGHATVESAIDGMQNGAFDYLMKPCSIDDLTEKIRKAVEQFRDHEGEEVQARIDDITQRMA, via the coding sequence ATGACTGACGCTACCATTCTGTTCGTGGATGACGAGGAGGCTTTTGTAGACGCCATGTCCAGGCGGCTTGAAAAGCGAAACATGACCATATTCAAGGCATTTGACGGGGACACCGCAATGCGCGTGCTTGCGGAGCAGAAGGGGATCGAGGTGGTTATCCTCGATATGAAGATGCCGGTCAAGGACGGACTTACAGTGCTGCGGGAGATCAAGAAGGAATTTCCCATCGTGGAGGTCATCATGCTCACAGGCCACGCCACTGTGGAGTCGGCCATAGACGGCATGCAGAACGGGGCTTTCGACTATCTGATGAAGCCCTGCTCCATAGACGACCTCACCGAGAAGATCCGCAAGGCCGTGGAGCAGTTCCGCGATCACGAGGGAGAGGAAGTGCAGGCCCGTATTGATGACATCACCCAGCGCATGGCCTGA
- a CDS encoding response regulator yields MKNIRVLLVDDEEGFSSVLAKRLNRRGVEVTTAVSGEEALQYLDTELYHVVILDMKMPGMDGMQALRIIKNRHPLVEVILLTGNADMDCAVQSMTSGAFDFMLKPVSTESLLHRISDAAGSSQMRREKSHARTAPGHES; encoded by the coding sequence ATGAAAAACATTCGTGTGCTTCTTGTAGATGATGAGGAAGGCTTCTCCTCGGTACTGGCCAAACGGTTGAACAGGCGCGGGGTGGAAGTAACCACCGCTGTAAGCGGGGAAGAAGCGCTCCAGTATCTGGATACGGAACTATATCATGTGGTTATTCTGGATATGAAAATGCCCGGAATGGACGGTATGCAGGCGCTCAGGATCATAAAGAACAGGCATCCGCTGGTGGAAGTGATTCTGCTTACCGGCAATGCGGATATGGACTGCGCAGTACAATCCATGACCTCAGGAGCATTCGACTTCATGCTCAAGCCGGTATCAACCGAAAGTCTGCTCCACCGCATCAGCGATGCGGCCGGAAGCAGCCAGATGCGCAGGGAAAAAAGCCACGCCCGGACCGCTCCCGGCCATGAATCTTGA
- a CDS encoding PEP/pyruvate-binding domain-containing protein, with protein MNLLDWLPFGKRKKERPDPDLARELLTARYNNFRLLIQANTRTHDHIAELEEALRGFSPYGMHYVRALCTRISVSTFRMIKLLNELNPDGYTRLYERFNEIQDRIATEIEPERQSRGGELVLDLAGVGRDHADLCGPKMAMLGEAGNSLGMKIPPGFVVSTAAFGKFMEKDGLQSEIDRRIQAADLSSRDEVFQVSSSVMQLMMKTPFPDDITNAILDAYDKLCAKLGRTVNLAVRSSALGEDREGAAFAGQYRSILNVERGSLTAAVKEVMSSKYTMQAMAYRNNRGLRDEDVAMSVGCIEMIDAVASGVAYSRNPVNVRDRNATVYSVWGLPKAVVDGSAETDEFTVAFAPEGQVVKRRIADKTEKFVCDAGEGVCRTVQLDKSRCEPSIKDEQAVMVAGAAARIEEHFGPPQDIEWAVTGDGTFYLLQCRPLMLVEDGTEHAVSVCVPDLPESLLSGGMTASPGVGVGPVFPIRKSADKLSFPDGGIMVLKQALPDRAALLDRCSAVVTEQGGMAGHLANVAREFGVPALFGVKGALDKLQTGAIVTVDADGHAVYSGAVESLLTEKPRKRLMKGSPVQAVLRKAARHIVRLNLTDPDSPDFRASKCRTYHDIMRFCHEMAVREMFGFGISDDHIMAASRQLVCNVPKQFWILDLGNGVSPDGDINPRCVFMEHVLSIPMRALWEGMQAVPWDGPPGIHGKGLMSVMFEATMNPNLNIASKSSYTQKNYFMISENYCCLQSRFGFHFCSVESLVGKRTSENYASFQFKGGAANPERRILRARFIGGILEELDFRVRVREDSLNARLEAVDREEMEYHLKILGYLITHTRQLDMIMTNSAQVEKYRERFFHDFKMFEK; from the coding sequence ATGAATCTGTTAGACTGGCTTCCTTTCGGCAAGCGCAAAAAAGAGCGTCCTGATCCTGATCTGGCCCGTGAGCTGCTTACGGCCCGCTACAATAATTTTAGGCTGCTTATTCAGGCCAATACAAGGACCCATGATCACATTGCCGAGCTTGAAGAGGCCCTGCGCGGATTCAGTCCCTACGGGATGCATTATGTGCGGGCCTTGTGCACCCGTATTTCGGTTTCCACTTTCCGTATGATCAAGCTTTTGAACGAGCTTAATCCGGACGGTTACACCCGGCTGTATGAACGCTTCAATGAAATTCAGGATCGCATTGCTACCGAGATAGAACCGGAGCGGCAGAGCCGCGGGGGCGAACTGGTGCTTGATCTCGCAGGGGTGGGCAGGGACCATGCCGACCTCTGCGGCCCTAAAATGGCCATGCTCGGAGAGGCCGGAAACAGTCTCGGAATGAAGATTCCACCCGGTTTTGTTGTCTCCACCGCGGCTTTCGGCAAGTTCATGGAAAAAGATGGGCTGCAATCGGAGATAGACCGGCGCATTCAGGCTGCGGACCTTTCCAGCCGGGACGAGGTCTTTCAGGTTTCCTCATCTGTCATGCAGCTAATGATGAAAACCCCTTTTCCGGATGATATTACCAATGCTATTCTTGATGCTTACGATAAACTTTGCGCAAAACTAGGAAGAACCGTGAATCTTGCCGTGCGGTCCAGTGCTCTGGGTGAGGACCGTGAAGGAGCCGCCTTTGCGGGGCAGTATCGTTCCATACTCAATGTGGAGCGAGGTTCGCTGACCGCAGCTGTCAAGGAGGTCATGAGTTCCAAGTACACGATGCAGGCCATGGCCTACCGCAACAATCGCGGATTGCGGGACGAGGATGTGGCCATGAGCGTGGGTTGCATTGAAATGATTGACGCTGTCGCCTCCGGGGTGGCCTATTCCCGTAATCCGGTCAATGTCAGGGACAGGAACGCCACAGTTTATTCCGTATGGGGGCTGCCCAAGGCCGTGGTTGACGGTTCCGCCGAGACCGATGAATTTACGGTAGCCTTTGCCCCGGAAGGGCAGGTCGTGAAAAGGCGCATTGCCGATAAAACGGAAAAATTCGTCTGTGACGCCGGGGAGGGGGTCTGCCGTACCGTGCAGTTGGACAAGTCCCGCTGCGAGCCGTCGATTAAGGATGAGCAGGCTGTCATGGTTGCCGGTGCCGCAGCGCGAATAGAGGAACATTTCGGTCCTCCGCAGGATATCGAATGGGCGGTGACCGGTGACGGTACATTTTATCTGCTGCAATGCCGGCCGCTTATGCTTGTCGAAGACGGAACGGAGCATGCTGTATCCGTCTGCGTGCCGGACCTGCCGGAATCCCTGCTTTCGGGCGGTATGACCGCAAGCCCCGGAGTCGGGGTCGGACCGGTTTTCCCTATCCGCAAGAGCGCGGACAAGCTTTCATTCCCGGACGGCGGAATCATGGTGCTCAAGCAGGCCCTGCCGGACCGTGCGGCCCTGCTGGACCGCTGCAGCGCGGTTGTTACCGAGCAGGGAGGCATGGCCGGGCATCTGGCCAACGTTGCCCGCGAGTTCGGGGTTCCGGCCCTTTTCGGCGTGAAGGGCGCACTTGATAAATTGCAGACCGGGGCAATAGTAACCGTTGATGCCGACGGACACGCCGTGTACTCAGGCGCGGTGGAATCCCTGCTGACGGAAAAGCCCCGCAAACGGCTCATGAAGGGCAGCCCGGTTCAGGCTGTTCTGCGCAAGGCTGCGCGACATATTGTCCGCCTCAACCTTACAGATCCTGATTCGCCTGATTTCAGGGCCTCCAAGTGCAGGACCTATCACGACATCATGCGCTTCTGCCATGAAATGGCCGTGCGTGAGATGTTCGGCTTCGGGATCAGCGATGATCATATCATGGCCGCGTCCAGACAGCTTGTCTGCAACGTGCCGAAACAATTCTGGATTCTCGATCTCGGAAACGGGGTCAGCCCGGATGGGGACATAAACCCCCGCTGCGTTTTCATGGAGCATGTGCTTTCCATCCCGATGCGTGCCCTATGGGAGGGCATGCAGGCCGTGCCCTGGGACGGCCCTCCCGGCATACACGGCAAGGGGCTTATGTCGGTCATGTTTGAGGCGACCATGAACCCGAATCTGAATATCGCTTCCAAGTCCAGCTACACTCAGAAAAATTATTTCATGATTTCTGAGAATTACTGCTGTCTGCAATCACGGTTCGGTTTTCATTTCTGCTCTGTGGAATCGCTGGTAGGGAAACGCACGTCCGAGAATTACGCAAGTTTTCAGTTCAAGGGCGGGGCCGCCAACCCGGAACGCAGAATCCTGCGTGCCCGGTTCATCGGAGGCATACTGGAAGAATTGGATTTTCGCGTACGAGTGCGGGAAGACAGCCTTAATGCCCGTTTGGAAGCAGTGGACCGGGAAGAGATGGAGTATCATCTCAAGATTCTGGGATACCTGATAACACACACCAGACAATTGGATATGATCATGACCAATTCAGCGCAGGTGGAAAAATATCGGGAAAGGTTCTTTCATGATTTCAAGATGTTCGAGAAGTAG
- a CDS encoding EF-hand domain-containing protein, giving the protein MNQTSIKRPEDYDSSEDFVSSIIGDNDSDGDGQLSVDEAGFLEDIFSEIDADGDGYLSQEEMVSDLENRQQQMAMMGQMSVMMQGGDGSDLIDTLMSELDSDGDSLISQEESGLDDELFSTLDTDGDGSISSEELQAGMTPPDVGMVSEGVASASSSGSSESSSSSSESEEDYDEFDYNKDGVVSFSELEQAYASGETSLEDIVGKSSANNQQENENGQSGQSVLQRMAMQAYQEQTGAMYTGESLGALV; this is encoded by the coding sequence ATGAATCAGACGAGCATAAAGCGTCCTGAGGATTATGATTCTTCGGAAGACTTTGTAAGCTCTATCATAGGTGACAATGACAGTGATGGCGACGGTCAACTGAGTGTAGATGAGGCCGGTTTTCTTGAGGATATTTTCAGTGAAATAGATGCTGACGGTGATGGTTATCTGTCCCAGGAGGAAATGGTTTCCGATCTGGAGAATCGTCAGCAGCAGATGGCCATGATGGGTCAGATGTCCGTGATGATGCAGGGCGGTGACGGTTCGGACCTGATCGATACGCTCATGAGCGAGCTTGATTCAGATGGTGACAGCCTTATCTCCCAGGAAGAGTCCGGGCTGGATGATGAATTGTTCAGCACTCTGGATACAGACGGGGACGGCAGTATTTCTTCGGAAGAACTGCAGGCCGGCATGACCCCTCCTGATGTAGGAATGGTCTCCGAGGGCGTGGCCAGCGCAAGCAGTTCCGGTTCGTCGGAAAGCTCCTCTTCTTCCAGTGAGTCCGAAGAAGATTACGATGAGTTTGATTACAACAAGGACGGAGTGGTCAGTTTTTCCGAATTGGAGCAGGCTTACGCCAGCGGCGAAACCTCGCTTGAGGATATTGTAGGAAAAAGCAGCGCTAACAATCAGCAGGAAAATGAAAACGGCCAGTCCGGACAATCCGTTCTCCAGCGTATGGCCATGCAGGCATACCAGGAACAGACCGGGGCCATGTATACGGGAGAATCTCTCGGGGCACTTGTCTGA
- a CDS encoding ATP-binding protein: MQTEKSISYDKLSRKIALIVITVSFAPLILVGGLIFDQFRSIYQAKVYAHLAEVVDKHKDNLNNFLMEKQSEVQYLTRVFTYRQLTDHKFLEETLKSMQQQYGRIFVDLGVVDDAGRQVAYAGPFDLLGADYSHADWFLSSRNKASAISDVFMGLRQSPHFIIAVNSNSGGQKWTLRATIDFLAFSNLVENIRIGKTGYAYILNRNGVFQTKTPSNRDSDLVLTPYETVRRPQTDGGVSIQLSRGSDGDRYVTVSSLLKGGDWKLVYQQNANDAFSAMVRSEFFTLVIFLTGGLAIMVMALYLSRKLVRHFRIIDEENELMNKQMVETGKLASIGELAAGIAHEINNPVAIMIEEAGWVCDLLEDEGSDMSCYPEIIRALEQVRTQGVRCKDITHKLLSFARQTDSRIAEVFLPELIEEVVDISMQQARYAQVTLSLDLDRDMPLLRSSASELQQVFLNLINNAIQAMEAEGGKLMIGCREDNGQALITVADTGPGIPAANLGRIFDPFFTTKPVGKGSGLGLSICYGLIHQMGGEIEVESGVGQGTKFNIRLPLPQSGSDEEHTKEE, encoded by the coding sequence ATGCAGACTGAAAAAAGCATCTCATACGACAAACTTTCCCGCAAGATCGCTCTTATAGTGATCACCGTCTCCTTTGCCCCCCTCATTCTGGTGGGCGGACTCATATTCGATCAGTTTCGTTCCATATATCAGGCCAAAGTCTACGCACATCTGGCCGAGGTAGTAGATAAGCATAAGGATAACCTGAACAACTTCCTGATGGAAAAACAGAGTGAAGTTCAGTACCTGACCAGGGTTTTCACTTATCGCCAGCTTACCGATCATAAATTTCTTGAAGAGACTCTCAAGTCCATGCAGCAGCAGTACGGACGCATTTTCGTAGACCTCGGTGTTGTTGATGATGCGGGCAGACAGGTTGCCTATGCCGGCCCGTTTGATCTGCTTGGAGCGGATTATTCGCATGCGGACTGGTTCCTGAGCAGCAGGAACAAGGCTTCCGCAATAAGTGATGTCTTTATGGGGTTACGTCAGTCCCCTCATTTCATCATTGCCGTGAACAGCAACAGCGGGGGACAGAAATGGACTCTGCGCGCCACAATAGACTTTCTGGCCTTTTCTAATCTGGTGGAAAACATACGCATCGGGAAGACCGGTTATGCCTACATCCTGAACAGGAACGGTGTGTTTCAGACCAAGACTCCTTCCAATCGCGACAGTGATCTCGTTCTCACCCCTTACGAGACGGTCCGCAGGCCGCAGACGGACGGCGGAGTCTCCATTCAGCTTTCCAGAGGAAGCGACGGCGACAGATACGTGACCGTATCCTCGCTCCTCAAGGGTGGAGACTGGAAGCTGGTCTACCAGCAGAATGCCAATGATGCTTTCTCGGCCATGGTCCGCAGCGAATTTTTCACTCTGGTAATTTTCCTGACCGGCGGGCTGGCCATAATGGTGATGGCCCTCTATCTGTCGCGCAAGCTTGTACGCCATTTCCGCATCATAGATGAGGAAAATGAGTTGATGAACAAGCAGATGGTGGAAACCGGAAAGCTCGCTTCAATAGGTGAACTGGCAGCCGGAATCGCCCACGAAATAAACAATCCTGTCGCGATCATGATCGAAGAGGCCGGGTGGGTCTGCGACCTGCTTGAGGATGAGGGCAGCGACATGTCCTGCTACCCGGAAATAATACGCGCTCTGGAGCAGGTCCGCACTCAGGGGGTGCGCTGCAAGGATATCACCCACAAACTGCTCAGCTTTGCCCGCCAGACCGATTCCCGGATTGCCGAAGTTTTCCTTCCCGAGCTTATTGAGGAGGTCGTGGATATCTCCATGCAGCAGGCCCGTTACGCACAGGTAACCCTTTCTCTTGATCTGGACCGGGATATGCCGCTGCTCAGATCTTCTGCCTCCGAACTGCAGCAGGTTTTTCTCAACCTGATCAACAACGCCATACAGGCCATGGAGGCTGAGGGCGGCAAGCTCATGATCGGCTGTCGCGAAGATAACGGTCAGGCTCTTATCACGGTGGCCGATACAGGGCCCGGCATACCTGCCGCAAATCTGGGGCGGATATTCGATCCTTTCTTCACCACCAAGCCCGTAGGCAAGGGGAGCGGGTTGGGGCTGTCCATCTGTTACGGACTGATCCATCAGATGGGAGGCGAGATAGAAGTTGAGAGCGGAGTGGGGCAGGGAACCAAATTTAATATCCGGCTGCCATTGCCGCAGTCCGGAAGTGATGAAGAACACACCAAGGAGGAATGA
- a CDS encoding ATP-binding protein encodes MNLQEYYDTIMQLSHGIVVTLDLKGGIIHGNSRLEDLTGFSMQELAGRDWFETFVSEAGREEARREVLSRAGQRSVSRISGKIMSRYGEKIYIDWNLKALCDSEDSIISILCVGQDVTSHMVTQKGLIREKFELIERNKAINCLYEISKLGGDLEMGLKETMERIVNLLASGFQHPERTHVRLRVGNLSWQTEGFRKTDNVLVEPVESSRDIRGTLTVSVENGGPGIGEPVFLEDERDLLSTAAQQIAIIVSKKEIKSAKQQLEMQLRQADRLAKIGQFSAGVAHEINEPLANILGYAQLALQTPEIPEQVRMDLGNIVDSSLHAREIIKKIMFFSRQLPPQFLPTNLNETIAEALRITETAAKRNNIDVCCKFDETLPAVSADPQHIKQVIVNLAANAIQAMGEGGTLTITTLNNKNDAYIIVEDNGPGIPADELKQIFNPFFTTKDVDKGTGLGLSVVLGIVKAHKGFIQVHSEPGEGTRFEVAFPCQHIDSAEE; translated from the coding sequence ATGAATCTTCAGGAATATTACGACACCATAATGCAGCTCAGCCACGGGATTGTGGTCACCCTTGATCTGAAGGGCGGTATAATCCACGGAAATTCCCGTCTGGAGGATCTGACCGGGTTCTCCATGCAGGAACTGGCCGGGCGCGACTGGTTTGAGACATTTGTTTCCGAAGCAGGCCGGGAAGAAGCCCGCCGCGAGGTGCTCAGCCGTGCGGGGCAGCGGTCCGTTTCCAGAATTTCCGGTAAGATAATGTCCAGATACGGGGAAAAGATATACATAGACTGGAATCTGAAAGCCCTTTGCGATTCGGAAGACAGTATCATCAGTATACTCTGCGTGGGGCAGGATGTTACTTCCCACATGGTCACGCAGAAGGGGTTGATTCGTGAAAAGTTTGAACTGATTGAAAGAAACAAGGCCATCAATTGCCTTTATGAGATAAGCAAACTCGGCGGCGACCTTGAAATGGGGCTGAAGGAGACCATGGAGCGGATTGTGAATCTGCTTGCGTCCGGTTTTCAACACCCGGAAAGGACCCATGTGCGGCTGAGGGTGGGTAACCTGAGCTGGCAGACGGAAGGGTTCAGGAAAACGGATAACGTCCTTGTGGAACCGGTGGAATCCAGCCGGGACATTCGGGGAACCCTTACTGTTTCTGTTGAAAACGGCGGGCCGGGGATCGGGGAGCCTGTTTTTCTGGAAGATGAAAGGGATCTGCTGAGTACCGCCGCACAGCAGATAGCCATCATAGTTTCCAAGAAGGAGATCAAGTCTGCCAAGCAGCAGCTAGAAATGCAGTTGCGCCAGGCGGACCGTCTGGCCAAGATAGGACAGTTTTCAGCCGGGGTGGCTCATGAAATAAACGAGCCTCTGGCCAATATTCTGGGCTATGCGCAACTGGCCTTGCAGACTCCGGAGATTCCGGAGCAGGTGCGCATGGATCTCGGCAATATTGTTGATTCTTCCCTGCATGCGCGTGAGATCATCAAGAAGATAATGTTTTTCAGCAGGCAGCTTCCTCCGCAGTTTCTTCCGACCAACCTCAATGAAACTATTGCAGAGGCTTTGCGTATCACCGAGACTGCGGCCAAGCGGAACAACATAGACGTGTGCTGCAAATTCGATGAGACCCTGCCTGCGGTGTCTGCCGATCCGCAGCATATCAAGCAGGTTATCGTCAACCTTGCGGCCAACGCCATTCAGGCCATGGGGGAGGGCGGCACCCTGACCATAACCACCCTCAACAACAAGAACGATGCATATATTATAGTAGAGGACAACGGACCCGGTATCCCTGCAGATGAACTGAAGCAGATATTCAATCCCTTTTTTACCACCAAGGACGTGGACAAGGGAACCGGGCTGGGACTTTCGGTGGTGCTGGGGATAGTAAAGGCGCACAAAGGATTCATTCAGGTGCACAGCGAACCGGGAGAGGGGACAAGGTTTGAAGTTGCCTTTCCCTGCCAACATATTGATTCAGCGGAAGAGTAA
- a CDS encoding sulfite exporter TauE/SafE family protein encodes MGFFNQWGKFMMEGAGYMARWEIDNAKAIMESRKLRIVLGLMLIPVILGGIAFAGDISTALPDLLGGKKAYTPAFYSGGIFVVSIAIGLGAGLITGCIGAGGGFIIAPALMSAGIKGILAVGTDLFHIFAKAIMGSVIHRKMGNVSVPLAVVFLVGAILGATAGGVINRVLYEINPVLSDAFITTVYSLMLGFLGTYAMYDFLKARKASSGGGAHGGSEGAEIGALSRSLQSVNVPPMVKFDQDLTPGGRQISWIFLVLSGALVGLAAGIMGVGGGFLTFPIFVYVLGVSSMTTVGTDIFQIVFTAGFASISQYAIYGFIFYTLAMGMLLGSLFGIQVGAMVTKVVPGVTIRGFYAMAVLAGFVNRIFALPGKLAEMGYIPISQGVGSVLNSIGIWAFFIVIGGFSVWVIGTFIKNLKTLKVEGAH; translated from the coding sequence ATGGGTTTTTTCAATCAATGGGGTAAGTTTATGATGGAAGGGGCCGGGTATATGGCCCGCTGGGAGATAGACAACGCCAAAGCGATCATGGAAAGCAGAAAACTGCGCATCGTTCTCGGGCTGATGCTCATTCCCGTTATTCTGGGCGGAATAGCCTTTGCCGGAGATATATCTACGGCTCTGCCGGATCTTCTGGGCGGAAAGAAGGCGTACACCCCCGCATTTTACAGCGGAGGCATTTTTGTTGTCTCCATCGCCATCGGTCTCGGTGCCGGGCTTATTACCGGCTGTATCGGCGCAGGTGGCGGATTCATCATCGCCCCGGCCCTTATGAGTGCCGGGATCAAGGGGATTCTGGCTGTCGGAACCGACCTGTTCCATATTTTCGCCAAGGCGATCATGGGCAGCGTCATTCACCGCAAAATGGGTAACGTATCCGTTCCTCTGGCCGTGGTCTTCCTGGTCGGCGCGATTCTGGGTGCAACAGCCGGTGGTGTTATCAACCGTGTGCTGTACGAAATAAATCCCGTACTTTCCGACGCGTTTATCACCACAGTATATTCGCTTATGCTCGGATTTCTGGGCACCTACGCCATGTACGACTTTCTCAAGGCCCGCAAGGCCAGTTCCGGCGGCGGAGCCCACGGCGGTTCCGAAGGTGCTGAGATAGGTGCTCTTTCCAGGTCCCTGCAATCCGTCAACGTTCCTCCCATGGTCAAGTTCGACCAGGATCTTACTCCCGGAGGGCGGCAGATTTCATGGATATTCCTCGTGCTTTCCGGTGCGCTGGTCGGCCTTGCTGCCGGTATCATGGGCGTCGGCGGCGGGTTCCTGACCTTCCCCATCTTCGTATACGTCCTCGGCGTATCCTCCATGACCACTGTCGGTACTGATATCTTCCAGATCGTTTTTACCGCCGGTTTTGCTTCCATCAGCCAGTACGCCATATACGGCTTCATCTTCTATACGCTGGCCATGGGCATGCTGCTCGGTTCCCTTTTCGGAATACAGGTCGGTGCAATGGTGACCAAGGTCGTGCCCGGAGTGACCATTCGCGGATTTTACGCCATGGCCGTTCTGGCAGGCTTCGTCAACCGTATATTCGCCCTGCCCGGTAAACTGGCAGAAATGGGTTACATTCCCATTTCGCAGGGTGTGGGATCAGTGCTCAACTCCATCGGTATATGGGCCTTCTTTATAGTCATAGGCGGGTTCTCGGTGTGGGTAATCGGTACATTTATCAAGAACCTCAAGACCCTGAAGGTCGAAGGAGCGCATTAA
- a CDS encoding sigma-54 dependent transcriptional regulator → MSDKIKILAVDDSKSTLEVLKRNLESSGYEVLTCLRVDEALPLLDEYDMDIVITDFRMPQASGLDLIRHVRENHRDVEIMMITGYPSISGAVEAIKDGAGEYLPKPFTSEELLAAMDRIMERINRRKAVKAVEMPDDTYGIAGNSPGMQLVFRRIGKAASTNANVLISGDSGTGKELVARAVHYHSDRRAAPFVPVNCAAIPDSLVESELFGHVKGAFTGAKEGRAGFFEIANGGSIFLDEIGDASPNMQAKLLRVLQSKEFCKVGSSVVHTVDTRILAATHKNLKRLVDEGSFREDLYYRLNVVDIPVPSLAERGDDILTLVSNFLVRFSNSMQRPAPSISDEALQALRNYSWPGNVRELENLIQRLVVIVDHDPIEVTDLPPNMRFSLPVEGRVDRSLADVEREHIKNVLSMTHNNKTRAAEVLGINRKTLREKLKRMGLQD, encoded by the coding sequence ATGAGCGACAAGATAAAAATTCTCGCGGTGGACGACAGTAAAAGCACTCTTGAGGTGCTCAAGCGCAATCTGGAATCCAGCGGGTACGAAGTGCTGACCTGCCTGCGTGTGGACGAGGCCCTGCCCCTGCTCGATGAATATGACATGGATATTGTCATAACGGATTTTCGTATGCCGCAGGCTTCCGGGCTGGACCTGATAAGACATGTGCGGGAAAACCACCGGGATGTGGAGATAATGATGATTACCGGTTATCCATCCATCTCCGGTGCTGTCGAGGCCATCAAGGACGGAGCGGGAGAATACCTGCCCAAACCGTTCACTTCCGAAGAACTGCTGGCGGCCATGGATCGGATCATGGAACGGATCAACCGCAGAAAGGCGGTCAAGGCCGTTGAAATGCCGGACGATACATACGGTATTGCCGGAAATTCACCCGGCATGCAGCTTGTCTTCAGGCGTATAGGCAAGGCCGCATCCACCAACGCGAATGTGCTTATTTCCGGTGATTCGGGAACAGGAAAGGAGCTTGTCGCCAGAGCCGTGCACTATCACAGCGACCGCAGGGCCGCGCCGTTCGTGCCCGTAAACTGCGCCGCGATTCCCGATTCGCTGGTGGAAAGCGAACTTTTCGGCCACGTGAAAGGGGCTTTTACCGGCGCGAAGGAAGGGCGTGCCGGTTTTTTTGAGATCGCCAACGGCGGTTCGATATTCCTCGATGAAATAGGTGATGCCAGCCCGAACATGCAGGCCAAGCTTCTGCGTGTGCTGCAATCCAAGGAATTCTGCAAGGTCGGTTCAAGCGTGGTCCATACCGTGGACACCCGTATCCTCGCCGCCACCCATAAAAATCTCAAAAGACTGGTGGACGAAGGGTCGTTCCGTGAAGACCTCTATTATCGTCTGAACGTCGTAGACATACCTGTTCCATCGCTGGCGGAACGCGGAGATGATATACTGACTCTGGTAAGCAATTTTCTGGTCCGGTTTTCCAATTCCATGCAGCGTCCCGCACCCTCCATTTCCGACGAGGCCCTGCAGGCTCTGCGTAATTATTCCTGGCCCGGCAATGTTCGGGAACTGGAAAACCTTATCCAGCGTCTGGTGGTAATCGTGGACCACGACCCCATTGAAGTTACCGACCTTCCACCGAACATGCGTTTCAGCCTGCCGGTGGAAGGGCGGGTGGATAGGTCGCTTGCAGATGTTGAGCGGGAACACATCAAAAACGTGCTCTCCATGACCCATAACAATAAGACAAGGGCCGCCGAGGTTCTTGGCATCAACCGCAAGACCCTGCGTGAAAAGCTAAAACGAATGGGTTTGCAGGATTAA